A genome region from Scyliorhinus canicula chromosome 16, sScyCan1.1, whole genome shotgun sequence includes the following:
- the klhl21 gene encoding kelch-like protein 21 has product MDRPTTLTQASVLPFSDAGHALNILQGINELRAEGKFFDMTLSVGGQDFPCHRTVLAAASHYFRAMFAGRLKESYAERVELHGVKADVLGLLLDFSYTGRVTVTQGNVEPLARAADLFQFPSVKEACCAYLERQLDVANCLEIQEFAEAYACRGLAENAKRFVLRHIVELSAEEEFEALPQRRLLEYLSDDRLHVDKEEAAYQLALRWVKADPKRRLRFWPELFEHVRLPFIRRFYLLAHVESDPLVYYSPRCLQLIHQARAFQSSEYDRHDYPCERMRARPSTGLAEILVVVGGCDKDCDELVTVDCFNPQSGQWRYLAEFPDHLAGGYSITAFGNDIYVTGGSDGTSLYDCVWRYNSSVNEWTEVSPMLQAREYHSSVVLKGHIYIVAHDSLERYDHSIDSWEALHPMPFPMENCSSTACRGKLYAIGTLTGKEVMAIQCYGPETDSWNVVVCGSLPPWSFVPKTVTLNGLIYFVRDDSSEVDVYNPIKNEWDKIPPMNQVHVGGSVAALGGKLVVSGGYDNTFELSDIIESYDLQTGIWSLVGRLPQPTFWHGTVSIFRQFMPTARVTFEGTMNDNHNNEINVLNLARYRRHLHNENLRL; this is encoded by the exons ATGGACAGGCCGACCACGCTGACCCAAGCCTCGGTGCTGCCCTTCTCGGACGCCGGCCACGCGCTCAACATCCTGCAGGGCATCAACGAGCTGCGGGCGGAGGGCAAGTTCTTCGACATGACCCTGTCGGTGGGCGGCCAGGACTTCCCGTGCCACCGGACGGTGCTGGCGGCCGCCAGCCACTACTTCAGGGCCATGTTCGCGGGCCGGCTGAAGGAGAGCTACGCCGAGCGGGTGGAGCTGCACGGGGTGAAGGCCGACgtgctgggcctgctgctggaTTTCTCCTACACCGGCCGGGTGACCGTCACGCAGGGCAACGTGGAGCCGCTGGCCCGCGCCGCCGACCTCTTCCAGTTCCCCTCGGTGAAGGAGGCCTGCTGCGCCTACCTGGAGCGCCAGCTGGACGTGGCCAACTGCCTGGAGATCCAGGAATTCGCCGAGGCCTACGCCTGCCGCGGCCTGGCCGAGAACGCCAAGCGCTTCGTCCTGCGCCACATCGTCGAGCTGTCCGCCGAGGAGGAGTTCGAGGCGCTGCCTCAGCGCCGGCTGCTCGAGTACCTGTCCGACGACCGGCTGCACGTCGACAAGGAGGAGGCGGCCTACCAGCTGGCGCTGCGCTGGGTCAAGGCCGACCCCAAGCGGCGGCTCCGCTTCTGGCCCGAGCTCTTCGAGCACGTCCGCCTGCCCTTCATCCGCCGCTTCTACCTGCTGGCGCACGTAGAGAGCGACCCGCTTGTCTACTACTCGCCGCGCTGCCTGCAGCTCATCCACCAGGCCCGGGCCTTCCAGTCCTCCGAGTATGACCGCCACGACTACCCGTGCGAGCGCATGAGGGCGCGGCCCTCCACAGGCCTGGCCGAGATCCTGGTGGTGGTGGGCGGCTGCGACAAGGACTGCGACGAGCTGGTCACCGTCGACTGCTTCAACCCGCAGAGCGGCCAGTGGCGGTACCTGGCCGAGTTCCCCGACCACCTGGCCGGCGGCTACAGCATCACCGCCTTCGGCAACGACATCTATGTGACGG GTGGTTCTGATGGGACGTCGCTGTACGACTGTGTGTGGCGTTACAATTCCAGTGTGAATGAGTGGACTGAGGTTTCGCCCATGCTTCAAGCACGAGAGTACCACAGCTCGGTAGTACTCAAAGGCCACATCTACATCGTCGCCCATGACAGCCTGGAACGCTACGATCACAGTATCGACAGCTGGGAGGCCCTTCATCCTATGCCCTTCCCCATGGAGAACTGCTCCAGTACAGCCTGCCGGGGAAAACTCTACGCCATTGGCACACTCACTGGTAAAGAGGTGATGGCTATTCAGTGCTACGGCCCTGAGACTGACTCCTGGAATGTCGTGGTCTGCGGCTCGTTGCCACCGTGGTCGTTTGTGCCAAAGACGGTGACTCTCAATGGACTGATCTACTTTGTGCG GGATGATTCTTCGGAAGTTGATGTGTATAACCCAATAAAGAATGAATGGGACAAAATCCCACCCATGAATCAG GTACATGTTGGGGGCAGTGTGGCTGCGCTGGGAGGAAAGCTGGTTGTCTCTGGCGGCTACGATAACACGTTTGAACTATCCGACATCATTGAAAGCTACGACTTGCAGACTGGCATCTGGAGCCTTGTGGGGCGACTCCCGCAGCCCACTTTCTGGCACGGGACTGTCAGCATCTTCCGACAGTTCATGCCCACTGCCCGGGTTACCTTCGAAGGAACCATGAACGACAATCATAACAATGAAATAAATGTTCTGAACCTAGCCCGATATCGAAGACACCTTCACAATGAGAACCTCCGCCTATAG